TGTTGGAAACAAAACTTATTTTAAGAAGATAATTTCTCAGTAAGATAATTCCTCTTGAAAGTGTATTTCTAAAAGCTATAGTAGCATCCTGTATAAACTCCCAACGAATAAGGATGGTTTGATGTGGTGTTTCCTTTATCTATTTGATTTAAAGAATACCTAAATTTTGGTTCAACACTTAAAATCATATTGTTGGTTATCTCATAATTTATTCCAATTCCTGTTATTCCATTATAATTGATACTTCGTATATTATCTGTTTCTCCGATTTTTTGTTTATAATAACTGTTTACAAGTAATGCGTCATTACTTACAAGAAGTGATGTGCTAAATCCACCAAGTATATTCAATTTAATTTTTTTATCAATAATTGTATATTTAAATACCAAAGGAACTTCCAGATATTCAAAACTTTGTACAAGTTCGGAATTATTTTGAAATAGTAAACTTCCCTCAGCATCCATTCCTACAATTTGTGAGTTTTTGTATGCAAGTTCGTTTAATGTTGTTTTTGATTTATGATCGGCAATAACTGCACCTGCCGAGGAATTAATTACTGAATAATTATTATATGATGAACCACGTCTTTCAAAAACAAACACTTCCTCAGAAATTTGTCCTGTTTGAAAATAGCCAATGCCTGTTTGCATGCTAAGGCGATTGTTTAAATTATAGTTAAGTTCAACTCCTCCCGAATAAGCTATCAGTGGAAGTTCATTATTATTAGAACTGGTATTTATATTTTTACTAACAAGAGCATCATTGGTTTCTTCCCAAAGCCCTGACCCATGATTAATATTTCTGTAGGAATAAAGAGGTGTAATATTTCCTCCTATTAACCATTTATCTTTTTCATCCTTTTCAATACTGCTATTCATTGCAATAGGAGGTAAGCTTAATAATCCTATAGCCATTTGTTTTTTTAGCTTAACATCCATAATCTGGTAAATATCAGCTAATTGATGCACTTCAATTTTTTGCAATTTTTTTCTTATTAATTTTACTGCATTTTTTGTTTTACTAATTTGTGTTTTAGGCTTTTGGTTATCAGTTGAGGTTTTTACTAAAATACTTTTATCGTTCAAATTTTGTTTTTGTTCTGTTTTTGTGTTTTGTGCAATTTTTTGTGTTGTATTATTTTTATTATTCTCTTTAAATGTTTTTGTTTTTAATTCATTTGAAATTATTTGAGCTTCTTGAATAGATTCATTTTTATTTAATTCTGAAATATTTATATTATTTTGTTTCTCATTAGTTTTTTTAATAGCTAAATTGTTGTTGAATTGTGTTTTAGACAAAAAGTATCCTGCACTAAATGCGATAACAACAGCTACAGATGCAGCAGCAAGCCAAACAAGTTTATTGTATTTAAAACCTTTATTTAAAGCAAGTGAGCTTTGGATATCTTTCCAGATATATCCAGGGGGATTAGCTTCTTTGCCTTGAAATGCATCCTTAAATGCATTATCAATATTTTTATTTTTACTCGTCATACTACCATTTTCTTTTTATCAGATACAAGTTCTTTTTTTACTTTTTCTTGCAAAATATTTCTTGCTCTCGATAGGTTTGATTTTGATGTTCCTATAGAAATGCCCATTTCTTTGCTTATTTCTTTATGTGAATAACCTTCAATGCCGTAGAGATTAAAAACCATCCTGTATTTTGGTGATAATTGCTGTACATATTTTAGTAAATCATTAAAAGAAATTTGAGAAATTACGTCTTCGTACGAAACATCTTCAAT
This portion of the Bacteroidota bacterium genome encodes:
- a CDS encoding outer membrane beta-barrel protein; this translates as MTSKNKNIDNAFKDAFQGKEANPPGYIWKDIQSSLALNKGFKYNKLVWLAAASVAVVIAFSAGYFLSKTQFNNNLAIKKTNEKQNNINISELNKNESIQEAQIISNELKTKTFKENNKNNTTQKIAQNTKTEQKQNLNDKSILVKTSTDNQKPKTQISKTKNAVKLIRKKLQKIEVHQLADIYQIMDVKLKKQMAIGLLSLPPIAMNSSIEKDEKDKWLIGGNITPLYSYRNINHGSGLWEETNDALVSKNINTSSNNNELPLIAYSGGVELNYNLNNRLSMQTGIGYFQTGQISEEVFVFERRGSSYNNYSVINSSAGAVIADHKSKTTLNELAYKNSQIVGMDAEGSLLFQNNSELVQSFEYLEVPLVFKYTIIDKKIKLNILGGFSTSLLVSNDALLVNSYYKQKIGETDNIRSINYNGITGIGINYEITNNMILSVEPKFRYSLNQIDKGNTTSNHPYSLGVYTGCYYSF